The following is a genomic window from Chitinophaga caseinilytica.
TGGCTTTGCTGACGCCGTTTCCGGTACCGGTTACCACATAGGCTCTGTTGTTGACTGTGAAGGCCACGGCCTGGGTGGTCACGATGTTGTAATCATCGTCGAACGAGTCGTCGGAAACATTGGCGATCTTATTCTTCTGTGTCCAGTTGTCGGAATCGGCGTCATACATCCACAGGTCGTTTTTTAGTTCGCTGTTGTTGGTGCCGGTTACGATGTAGGCGTTTTTGCCGAGCACGAAAGCCACGGCTTCGGTGCGTTTGCTTCCGCCGAAACTTTGCCGTGCGATCCATTTATCGGCCAGCGGATCGTACATCCAGACGTCTTTCGTGCCGCTGCCATCGCTCCCGGTGGCCACATATCCTTTTCCGTTGACGGTGAAGCTGACCGCATCGCGGCGGGCGAGGTTGATGGAAGGATCGGGGCCCACGAGCGGCGCTTTCTTTTCCCAATAGCCTTTGTCGGGATGGTAGCTCCAGAAATCATTGAGGCGCACCTTGCCGTCGAACCCCGTTCCCACATACGCGTTCTTATCTATGACGAAAGCGGTGGCGCTGCTGCGCGCGGCCGCTGCTGCCGGGAGGCTCGCCGACTGGCTCCAACCGTTGGCCGGATTGTATTTCCAGAAATCACGCAATTGCTTTTCGCCGTCGAACCCCGTGCCCACGTATGCCGTATCGCCGATAACGAATGCCACGGCTTCGGAACGGGGCGAGGCCGACATCTCCGGCAGCTCCTTCCAGTTACCGTTGTTCTCGTCTTCCGTATCGTCACTTTTTTTACATGCCGACAAAAGTACCGCCGCCAGCATCCATCCTAATAATTTTCCTTTCTGCATAGAAATAGTGTTTTAACCCGGTCAAAATTATCCGGCGAACTGTTACAGGTACTTTAAAATAGACGGATCAGTCGTGGGGCATGACCAATCCCGTGTTTTCATCTGCCAGTCAGCCGCTTTTGTCGTTCAGCCCCAAAACGCCCTTTCCCGGCTGGTTTCAGGCGTTGGACGGATAATTCCGGGGAATGATCGATAAAAAACCCCGGGCCGCATATTCCCGTCTTCCGCGTGCGCCTCCGTCTTTTATCATTGCGGCGATATGAAATGGAAACTTCTGGCGATGGCCGCGCTCACCGGTCTTGCGGCTTGTGACAAAAGCGGGTTCGAATACGAGGATGCAGCCCCCGGCGGCAACGTCCGCTACTCGCTCATAGATACGATCGGCATCGGGATGCGCACCATCCAACTCGATTCCGTCCCCTCTTCGGGCACCGGCTACCTGGTAGTTGGCGGATATTCCGATCCCGAAACGGGCCGTATCGATGTGGCAGCCAACTTCCGCGTGGCACGGCCCTATTCATTTCCGGAGCTGGACGACCGCGTTGTTTACGATTCCATCGAAATCATCTTCCGGCCCGACGCCTATTCCTATGGCGATACCCTTCCCGACCAGGAATGGAGTGTTTATCAATTGGCGCGGCCGCTGGAGCTGGACGATGATCAGACACGATTCTACACGCACCATGTATTCCCTCACGCCGCCACGCCGCTCGCCCGGGAAAGTTTCCCCATCCTTCCCCACCGCGGCGATTCCATCCAGCTGCGCCTCCGCGATAATTTCGGGCGGGAGTTGATGGAAAAGATCCGCACCAAATCGGAAGACGTTTCCACCGACGTGCTTTTTCTCGATTACATGAAAGGCCTGCAATTGCGCGCTACGCGCGGCACCGCGGTGTTCCGCGTTCCCGCGGCAGACAGTGCGGTGGTGATGCGGCTGCATTATCACATCTCCACGACCGAAATCGAAAAGTATACTATTGATTTTCCGATCGGCAATCCGGAACTGCAATTCAACGAAGTGCATGTTGACAGGAGCAACACCCCGCTGGCCAGTTTGATTCCCGGGCCGGCGGGCCTCCTGAGCAGCGACGCCGGAAACCGTACCTGGGTACAATCGTTGTCGGGCATGGTGACGCGGCTCGATTTTCCGTCGCTCACGGGACTGCCGTTGCTAGGCAAATATGGAAAGGTGATGCAGGCGACGCTGGAGCTGCGGCCCATCAGTGGCACGTATCCGCAATACGCCCTTCCACCGCGGATCACGTTGTGCACTGCTACCAAAGACCAGGTGGTGACCGATACGCTGTCGACCGTTTCCGGCTATCAATACGGCGACCTGGTGACCGACCTGCTGTATCCCGAAAACACGAAATACGCCTACGATGTTACCACGTATTGCGCGGCCATTGCAAAGGGGGAGACGCCAATTACCAGGGGCTCCTGGCGATCCCCTCTTCCGGCGATTATTACTCGCAGCTGAACCGCCTGGTGCTGGGAGATGCCAAACATGAAGGATACCGGGCTTATTTGAAGATTTATTACCTCTTGTACAAATGATGCGTTTTTATATCACCGCCGGTTTTGTAATGTTTTTGAGTGGCAGCGCCGTTGCACAGAAAGGCGTCAACTCCCTGTATTCCGCTTTCGGTATCGGCGACCTCGACGAGCGCGATTACAGCCGCAACTTCGGCGTGGGAAGCGCCGGCATCGCGCGGCCGTCGGGGCAGTTCCTCAACGAGCAGAATCCCGCGTCGTACAGCGCTTTGCCCATGCAGATGTTTTATTTCGAGGCGAGCATGGCCGGCAAATCCGTCAGCTATCAAACCGCCGACAATACGCAATCGGCCGGCGACATCGCCTTCAAGCGTTTCGCCATCGGATTCAAAGCGCACGAACGCTGGGGGATCAGCGTGGGACTGATGCCTTACAGCCGGATCGATTACAAACTGCTCAATACCACGCCCATCGAAGGCACTTCCGAAAACGTGCGGAACGCGATCGACGGCAGCGGCGGATTGAACCGGTTTTATATCAGTAACTCCGTCCGGATCACGAAAAATTTCAGCGCGGGGGTTTCTTCCGCCGTCATATTCGGGCCCGTCAATACCATAGACAGCCTGGCCAACGACGAAGTGCATACTTCGCAGGACGTGTATTACCGCAACCTGAACTTCACCGCTGGATTGCAATACCAGGGCCGCATCGGCGAATGGACGATCGGGGCGGGCGCCACCTATCGCTTCGGCACCACGCTCAACGGCAGCGGTACGCTTTCCATCCGCGCGGCAGACGAAACCATCCTGTATCAGGACAAAAGCGTGGCGGCATCCTACAAACTGCCCGAGCAGCTTGGGTTCGGGCTCACGGCAACCAGCGGGAACATCACCTGGCTGGCGGATTACAAGCGGCAAAACTGGGAAGGCCTGAATAAAAGCAATACCAATTTCCAATACAAAAATTCGGAGCGATACGCCGGTGGATTGGAGTATACCTTCAAACGGCTGGATTTTTACGGGCGCGAAGCGGAAGGCGCCGTGATCCAGCTCGGTGCGGCGTTCCATAAAAACTATATTTCCGTGAAGAATCAGCCGCTGGAGGATTTCAGTGTTTCCGCGGGGCTTTCGCTGCCCAGCAGAACGGGGCACCTGCGATATTATCTGGGCCTCGAAGGCGGCCAGCGTGGGGTTTCGGCCAAAGGGCTGGTGCAGGAAAATTATCTGAACGTTGTGCTGCATCTTTCGCTGCGCGACAACTGGTTCTATAAACGAAAAGAAATGTAACCGGCCCCGGCGGGTAATCAGTCAAACCACTCTATAAACCTTTATACGGCGAACCCCAAAAAACCGGTTTGCTATTGCCCGCCGGGGGACCGTTCCCCATTCCCCAACAGCTCCGCGAACCACCGGCCGGAGGATTTGATGGTCCGCCGCTGGGTTTCGAAATCCACATGAACGAGCCCGAACCGGGCATTGTACCCTTCCGCCCATTCGAAATTATCGGTCAGCGTCCACGCGAAATACCCTGTGAGCGGCACGCCCGACTGTTTGGCCAGCAGCGCCGCGCGCAGGTATTCATCGTAATAAGCGATGCGTTCCGGATCGTGGACCTTCCCGTTTTCGGCCATGTCGGCGAATGCAGCGCCGCCTTCCGTGATCATGATCTCTTTTACGCCGGGATAGGCGGCGAACTGTTGCAGGATGCTGTACAGGCCATTTCCGCTGATTTCCCATCCCAGCGCCGTGGTCGGCACTTTCCGGTAGCGGGCTTTTACTTCCGACGCGTTGAGGTAGGGCATGAAGGGATTGTAGCGAACTACGAGCGGAAAATAGTTTTGTATGCCGATGAAATCGAAATCAAAGGGCAGCTGGTCCCAATCGCGCCAAAGCGCGTATCGCCTTGCGATGCGGGCCAGCAGGGGAAAATCGCCGTCAGGATATCCCATTCCCAGTGCCGGTTCTATAAACAGCCGGTTGAAGAGCGCGTTGATGCGGGAGGCGGCGGCGCGATCGTTTTCGTTATCGGTGAAGGGGATGATCTGCGAGCAGGAATAGGCGACGCCGATGCGTGCACCGGGCACCTCCGCGCGGAGGGCCCTCCCGCCTATCGCCTGGGCCATCGCCACATGGTGAACGGCCGGCAGGAAATACGACAGCCCGAACTTGCCCGGCGCATGCACGCCCAGCATATAACCCAGCGAAGTGAAACCGAAAGGCTCGTTCAGCACGATCCAGTTGCGCACTTTGCTCCCGAACTCCCGGCCGCAGGTGGTGGCGTACGATTCGAACGCGTGGACCGTTCCCCGGTGGCACCATCCCCCTTTTTTCTCGAGGGCGAGCGGCAAATCCCAATGGTAGAGCGTTACGTAAGGTTCCATACCGGCGGCCAGCACAGCGTCGATGACACGATGGTAGAAAGCGATGCCCGCGGGATTGAGGGCGCCGGTGCCTTCGGGAATGATGCGGGGCCATGAAAGGGAAAAGCGGAAAACCCCGAAGCCAAGGCTCCGGGCCAGCAGGATATCGTCGAGATAGCGGTTGTAAAAGTCGGTCGTAGTGCGGGCGTGGCTGCGGTCTTTGATCTTGCCGCGCCTTTCCGTAAAAGCGTCCCAGATGCTGGGGCCTTTGCCGTCGGCATCATGTGCACCCTCGTTCTGGAAGGCCGAGATCACGACGCCCCACCGGAAATCCGGCCCGAAATCAGCGCGCGTAATTGCCATATCAGTTACAAGTTACGGATAAACGCCCTACGGATCGGCTGACAAAGGAAATTA
Proteins encoded in this region:
- a CDS encoding DUF4270 family protein; the protein is MKWKLLAMAALTGLAACDKSGFEYEDAAPGGNVRYSLIDTIGIGMRTIQLDSVPSSGTGYLVVGGYSDPETGRIDVAANFRVARPYSFPELDDRVVYDSIEIIFRPDAYSYGDTLPDQEWSVYQLARPLELDDDQTRFYTHHVFPHAATPLARESFPILPHRGDSIQLRLRDNFGRELMEKIRTKSEDVSTDVLFLDYMKGLQLRATRGTAVFRVPAADSAVVMRLHYHISTTEIEKYTIDFPIGNPELQFNEVHVDRSNTPLASLIPGPAGLLSSDAGNRTWVQSLSGMVTRLDFPSLTGLPLLGKYGKVMQATLELRPISGTYPQYALPPRITLCTATKDQVVTDTLSTVSGYQYGDLVTDLLYPENTKYAYDVTTYCAAIAKGETPITRGSWRSPLPAIITRS
- a CDS encoding GH1 family beta-glucosidase, translating into MAITRADFGPDFRWGVVISAFQNEGAHDADGKGPSIWDAFTERRGKIKDRSHARTTTDFYNRYLDDILLARSLGFGVFRFSLSWPRIIPEGTGALNPAGIAFYHRVIDAVLAAGMEPYVTLYHWDLPLALEKKGGWCHRGTVHAFESYATTCGREFGSKVRNWIVLNEPFGFTSLGYMLGVHAPGKFGLSYFLPAVHHVAMAQAIGGRALRAEVPGARIGVAYSCSQIIPFTDNENDRAAASRINALFNRLFIEPALGMGYPDGDFPLLARIARRYALWRDWDQLPFDFDFIGIQNYFPLVVRYNPFMPYLNASEVKARYRKVPTTALGWEISGNGLYSILQQFAAYPGVKEIMITEGGAAFADMAENGKVHDPERIAYYDEYLRAALLAKQSGVPLTGYFAWTLTDNFEWAEGYNARFGLVHVDFETQRRTIKSSGRWFAELLGNGERSPGGQ